In Saccharomycodes ludwigii strain NBRC 1722 chromosome III, whole genome shotgun sequence, one DNA window encodes the following:
- the DCP2 gene encoding decapping enzyme complex catalytic subunit (similar to Saccharomyces cerevisiae YNL118C | DCP2 | mRNA DeCaPping), with amino-acid sequence MSLPLRNPLENITTLDRALEDLLVRFIINCPEEDLSSEERVLFQFEEAHWFYADFIKILNPKTLPNLKIKNFASKIIELCPLIWKWTDETADEALQKFSQYKKTIPVRGAAIFNEHLNKMLLVKGTESESWSFPRGKISKDENDVDCCIREVMEETGFDLTDYIDENEYVQRNIGGKNYKIFLVSGVPENFPFKPLVRHEIEDIKWKDFKKLVKSIYNNNTNVKFYLVNAMIRSISLWIKKQRQIKGDDRLKIYVEEQLKILLGLKKENVNDPGRELLNMLHSAVKKEEINGVSTKTAAGTENVLANKDTSKNDIHNVENDVIERPSPQVTASTPSQQHNILLPSGVPPFLPPQFSHVFPSMYPFSPNNSIVPESPNFEVPHQLLTPNNEIISTVPANNNNHAIIGNTNSGYINKSNTLPMHMVNISNESSHMRPPSTPILPPPSLFLSSSGMNPAMNVPLNNSINSNIANANVMLPSPMLRPVDNTRNDTNDNVNHVDPASRDLLNILKKSASQSKTTTNNSNHDNGMDSFPENPNTQKKTKQNGNAAELLGILKNNSNNISNNDSYNNTSPTKKPVILKRDNITAGNDKNNEDGSQNLLQLLKNGGTYSKKDAINSNAQDKNNGNELLQLLKNPNASNVTSNTLIADTKKNNGINVSESFNGYEDFESSSSSSSSSDEDIVTDDEEKEEKEAQTLLDESDDELTSIINEDEIEEKLKDEVLHVDNKSTNSVISSNGDYDKPEMCQTMFEMKTLAAPSLTFASPSLSSTSIEGGRVNDEKPKKFKLLKRGEKIDDIINKNNKNSSLCPESSVCPIKDTISLSAQTKQPIAEASTVNKSDKQVLLNTLKSPSNITTTS; translated from the coding sequence ATGTCCCTTCCGTTACGTAATCcattagaaaatataactACTTTAGATAGAGCATTAGAAGATTTACTAGTAAGATTTATAATCAATTGTCCCGAGGAAGATTTATCGAGTGAAGAACGTGTTTTGTTTCAATTTGAAGAGGCACATTGGTTTTATGCCGATTTCatcaaaattttaaatcctAAAACGTTAcctaatttaaaaattaaaaattttgcgTCTAAAATCATTGAACTATGTCCATTGATTTGGAAATGGACTGATGAAACTGCTGATGAAGCTTTGCAAAAATTTTCTCagtataaaaaaactattcCAGTCAGAGGAGCCGCCATTTTTAACGaacatttaaataaaatgctACTAGTCAAAGGAACTGAAAGTGAATCTTGGTCATTTCCTAGGGGGAAAATAAGTAAAGACGAAAATGATGTAGACTGTTGTATTAGAGAAGTCATGGAAGAGACCGGATTTGATTTAACTGATTATATCGATGAAAACGAGTATGTCCAAAGAAACATTGGTGGGAAGAATTACaagatttttttggttagTGGTGTTCCTGAAAATTTTCCATTTAAACCTTTAGTTAGACATGAAATTGAGGATATTAAATggaaagattttaaaaaattggtaaaaTCTATttacaataacaatacgAATGTCAAGTTTTATTTGGTCAATGCCATGATTAGATCTATTTCTTTATGGATCAAGAAACAAAGACAAATTAAAGGTGATGATAGATTGAAAATTTATGTGGAAGAGCAattaaagattttattGGGGTTGAAAAAGGAGAATGTTAATGATCCTGGTAGAGAATTATTGAATATGTTGCACTCTGCCGTGAAAAAGGAGGAAATCAATGGTGTAAGCACTAAAACTGCCGCTGGAACTGAAAATGTTCTTGCTAATAAAGATACAAGTAAGAATGACATTCATAACGTGGAAAATGACGTAATTGAACGTCCAAGCCCTCAAGTAACTGCCTCAACACCTTCACAACAACATAATATTTTGCTACCTTCAGGTGTTCCTCCTTTTTTGCCACCTCAATTCTCTCATGTTTTCCCCTCGATGTATCCATTTTCTCCTAATAACTCTATTGTGCCAGAATCACCTAATTTTGAAGTTCCCCACCAATTACTAACCCCAAACAACGAAATAATTAGTACAGTTcctgctaataataataatcacgCCATTATTGGAAACACAAACAGTGGCTacattaataaaagtaatacTTTGCCAATGCATATGGTTAATATTTCAAATGAAAGCAGTCATATGCGCCCACCTAGTACACCTATTTTACCACCACCTTCTCTATTCTTGTCGTCTTCTGGGATGAATCCAGCCATGAATGTTCCATTGAATAACAGTATTAATAGCAACATTGCTAATGCCAACGTGATGCTACCATCTCCGATGTTAAGACCAGTGGATAATACTCGAAATGATACCAATGATAACGTAAACCACGTTGATCCTGCATCGCgtgatttattaaatatattgaaaaaaagtgCTTCGCAATCGAAAACAACAACTAACAATAGTAACCATGATAATGGCATGGATAGTTTCCCTGAAAACCCAAATACTCAAAAAAAGACGAAACAAAACGGGAATGCAGCTGAACTACTTggaatattgaaaaataatagtaataacatTAGTAACAATGATAGTTATAATAACACATCTCCCACCAAGAAGCCTgtaattttgaaaagagATAATATTACCGCTggaaatgataaaaataatgaagatgGAAGTCAAAACCTGTTgcaattattgaaaaatgggGGTACGTATAGTAAGAAAGACGCTATTAATAGCAATGCGCaagacaaaaataatggCAACGAATTATTACAATTATTGAAGAATCCTAATGCTTCAAATGTTACTTCTAATACTTTGATTGCAGAtactaaaaagaataatggAATTAATGTTTCGGAATCTTTTAATGGATACGAAGATTTTGAATcgtcttcttcttcttcttcttcttcagaTGAAGACATTGTTACAGATGATgaggaaaaggaagaaaaagaagcaCAGACACTATTAGATGAATCGGACGATGAGCTAACTTCCATTATTAATGAGGAtgaaattgaagaaaaattgaaagaTGAAGTTTTACATGTAGATAATAAATCTACTAACTCCGTTATTTCATCTAATGGCGATTATGATAAACCAGAAATGTGCCAAACAATGTTTGAAATGAAAACTCTCGCTGCACCTTCTCTGACTTTTGCCTCACCATCTTTATCTTCTACTTCAATTGAAGGAGGGCGTGTTAATGACGAGAAGcctaaaaaatttaaattattgaaaagaggtgaaaaaatagatgatattattaataaaaataacaagaaTTCTTCTTTATGCCCAGAATCCTCTGTATGCCCAATAAAAGATACTATATCGTTGTCAGCTCAAACGAAACAGCCTATAGCGGAAGCTTCTACGGTCAACAAATCGGATAAACAAGTTTTATTGAATACATTAAAATCCCCTTCTAATATTACAACCACTAGCTAA
- the NCS2 gene encoding Ncs2p (similar to Saccharomyces cerevisiae YNL119W | NCS2 | Needs Cla4 to Survive), with translation MSTKDVFVSCQRCKEQPSIIRSRKELFCIQCFHKFIALKQRKISMTEFSQVFKVVYPDKNCINVDDFNAPNTKILVPCSFGSSSFTLLSIIIDHLKEQFQQHKKFAYSVEVLTVYYNNEQLKHFKKNISNVKKLYSLNHSDNKELKDNVQFKLLNMNEYFDDNSDIIIRLTDDYHDYICQNNSDHRTKDLSHFLASADFNGKNASSKEDFVNILKTIIIKRYYNKANANASTRFQCLLWGHSMTRLADQIISQIVKGRGSSIATEINGNLFPLRDVFLSEVDAYMITLVSLYNNKHFGNGDFIDIDDLCFGYKPKPVLINPTCINNNNEDDDDDDVNNKNILKYTKEDNSKSGAVNTSFKTINQYAREYFDNIEDGYSNVISTVVRTALKLDTPSNNTVTDIKCTICQTPLYSDPTKWLHEITVNSPSPIATEEEKQLYDIWLSSQQKNNHFNTVSTNDAPGIDSRLCYGCIVTLNTLPHKEISWISESKNDTDILNEYILTDEEWEDDSE, from the coding sequence ATGTCCACAAAAgatgtttttgtttcatGTCAGAGGTGTAAAGAGCAGCCTAGTATAATCAGGTCAAGAAAGGAACTGTTCTGTATCCAATGTTTCCACAAATTTATCGCATTAAAACAGCGTAAAATATCAATGACCGAATTTAGCCAGGTTTTTAAAGTTGTTTATCCAGATAAAAATTGTATCAATGTTGATGATTTTAATGCTccaaatacaaaaatattggttCCATGTTCGTTTGGTTCATCGTCTTTTACTTTACtgtcaataataattgatCATCTAAAGGAACAATTCCAGcaacataaaaaatttgcatATTCTGTTGAAGTTTTGACTGTATATTATAACAACGAACAATTGAagcattttaaaaaaaatatttcaaatgttaaaaaattgtattcTTTGAATCATTCCGAcaataaagaattaaagGATAATGTGCAATTTAAACTGTTGAATATGAACGAATATTTTGATGATAACTcggatattattatcagatTAACCGATGATTATCACGACTACATTTGCCAAAATAATAGTGACCATAGAACCAAAGATTTAAGTCACTTCCTAGCTAGTGCCGATTTTAATGGGAAAAATGCCTCTTCTAAAGAAGACTTTGTAAATATACTAAAGaccataataataaaaagatattacAACAAAGCCAATGCTAATGCATCTACCAGGTTTCAGTGTTTATTATGGGGCCACTCTATGACCAGACTAGCAGACCAAATAATATCTCAGATAGTAAAGGGTAGAGGGTCATCAATTGCCACTGAAATAAATGGAAACTTGTTCCCATTGCGTGATGTATTTTTAAGTGAAGTTGACGCATACATGATAACTTTGGTttcattatataataataaacattttGGAAACGGCGACTTTATAGACATCGATGATTTGTGCTTCGGTTACAAACCTAAACCAGTACTAATCAATCCAACttgtataaataataataatgaagatgatgatgatgatgatgtgaacaataaaaatattctgAAATACACCAAAGAGGACAATTCCAAAAGTGGTGCAGTCAATAcatcatttaaaacaattaatcAATATGCTAGAGAATATTTCGATAATATTGAGGATGGTTATTCGAATGTCATTTCTACAGTTGTTAGAACTGCTCTAAAATTAGACACACCAAGTAACAATACTGTCACAGATATCAAATGCACAATATGTCAAACTCCGTTATACTCTGATCCTACTAAATGGTTACATGAAATTACAGTCAACAGCCCAAGTCCAATTGCcacagaagaagaaaaacaacTATATGATATTTGGTTAAGTtctcaacaaaaaaataaccattTTAATACTGTCTCCACGAATGATGCCCCTGGAATCGATTCACGCTTATGCTATGGTTGTATTGTTACATTAAATACTTTACCGCATAAGGAAATTTCTTGGATATCAGAATCTAAAAATGATACAGATATTTTGAATGAATATATTCTTACCGACGAAGAATGGGAAGATGACAGTGAGtaa
- the MRP35 gene encoding mitochondrial 54S ribosomal protein bL35m (similar to Saccharomyces cerevisiae YNL122C | mitochondrial ribosomal protein of the large subunit), with the protein MLNKLLSPILSLANRSCTFVTFTNTSLIFTRSYKLKTHKGAAKRWLKTANSWKRGHPGRKHGNAGWGKANLKQLDGKTLAHSSHLRRLKKLLPYS; encoded by the coding sequence ATGTTGAACAAGTTATTAAGCCCAATTTTAAGTTTAGCTAACAGGTCATGCACTTTTGTTACATTTACAAATACGAGCCTTATTTTTACTAGATCATACAAGCTAAAAACACATAAAGGGGCTGCTAAAAGATGGTTGAAAACGGCTAATAGTTGGAAAAGAGGGCATCCAGGAAGAAAACATGGAAATGCTGGTTGGGGAAAAGCAAACTTGAAGCAGTTGGATGGTAAAACTCTTGCTCACTCATCGCATCTTCGCCgtttaaagaaattattaCCATATTCCTAG
- the TOM70 gene encoding protein channel TOM70 (similar to Saccharomyces cerevisiae YNL121C | TOM70 | Translocase of the Outer Mitochondrial membrane (paralog of YHR117W | TOM71)), translated as MGNQEKVVEDTTTALELNPEYSKCRLRRASANEALGKYEDAMLDVSALSLFGDYNNASIESMLERILNKRVTENLEGRLKEQQKESHKKLISATDLASFFGSFKPELTFDDYDPENKADVLLKEALETLYAKTLHGFETADEKFAEAIKLYKEANDDKNNKKYAIALEYSGVLDFFKMDAISSFEKVSKAIELNPRAQSYIFMGLINADKAAANGEDYMADLNKAIELDPQNSSAYYHRAQYKFISKDLEGAAKDFEKSKELDPEFVFPYIQLACLTYREGKFSDCETLFSEAKRKFPKAPEVPSFYGEVLTDHGDYAKASKQYDAAIKLEEECAPTIHLGVNPWVAKATVLVAEPTVENFVEAVNLLEKANELDPKSSKVKLTLGQLKLQQSELDEAIQLFDAAADLTMNAEEKVGAIRLVEASKVQKKLHADPFLSKKINELLASIQGGGFGI; from the coding sequence ATGGGAAACCaagaaaaagttgttgAAGATACCACCACTGCTTTGGAATTAAACCCCGAATATTCTAAATGCAGATTAAGAAGAGCTTCTGCTAATGAAGCTCTAGGCAAATATGAAGATGCTATGCTTGATGTTAGCGCTTTGAGTTTATTTGGTGACTACAACAATGCTTCTATCGAGAGCATGCTAGAGCgtattttaaacaaaaggGTAACTGAAAACTTGGAAGGTAGATTAaaagaacaacaaaagGAATCGCACAAAAAGTTAATTTCTGCAACTGATTTGGCTAGTTTCTTTGGTTCATTTAAACCTGAACTTACATTTGATGATTATGATCCAGAGAACAAGGCTGATGTTTTATTGAAAGAAGCTTTGGAAACTTTATATGCAAAGACATTGCATGGTTTTGAAACTGCAGATGAAAAATTTGCCGAAGCCATTAAGTTATACAAGGAGGCCAATGatgacaaaaataataaaaaatatgccATTGCTTTAGAATATTCTGGTGTTTTGGATTTCTTTAAAATGGATGCCATTTCTTCATTTGAAAAAGTATCCAAGGCTATTGAATTGAATCCAAGAGCCCAGTCCTATATCTTTATGGGTTTAATAAATGCTGATAAGGCCGCAGCTAATGGTGAAGATTACATGGCTGATTTAAACAAAGCCATTGAGTTGGACCCTCAAAACAGCTCTGCTTATTACCATCGTGCTCAATACAAGTTTATTTCTAAGGATTTGGAAGGTGCTGCCAaggattttgaaaaatctaAGGAATTAGATCCAGAGTTCGTTTTCCCATACATTCAGTTGGCTTGTTTAACTTACCGTGAGGGTAAATTTTCTGATTGTGAAACTTTATTTAGTGAAGCCAAAAGAAAGTTTCCAAAGGCTCCAGAAGTTCCTAGTTTCTATGGGGAAGTTTTAACTGACCATGGTGATTATGCTAAAGCTAGTAAGCAATACGATGCCGCTATCAAGTTGGAGGAAGAATGTGCACCAACTATTCATTTGGGTGTTAATCCATGGGTTGCTAAGGCTACTGTTTTAGTTGCTGAACCAACCGTTGAAAACTTTGTAGAGGCTGTTAATTTGTTAGAGAAAGCCAATGAATTAGATCCAAAATCTTCAAAAGTTAAGTTAACTTTAGGTCAATTAAAGTTACAACAAAGTGAGTTAGATGAAGCTATTCAATTATTTGATGCTGCTGCTGATTTAACCATGAATGCAGAGGAAAAGGTTGGTGCCATTAGATTAGTTGAAGCCTCCAAAGTTCAAAAGAAATTGCATGCTGATCCATttttaagtaaaaaaattaatgaattaTTGGCTTCTATTCAAGGTGGTGGATTTggtatttaa
- the COX23 gene encoding Cox23p (similar to Saccharomyces cerevisiae YHR116W | COX23 | Cytochrome OXidase), producing MTADSEKKQTVTETKNSSSSLNSIVETDKDKVDFTAGSSANDFKYYPDTPDAALNKLKFAIKSPSQYYDPCEESSKMSFRCLESNNYDRDLCRDYFDAYRECKKQWLKSRRENRRYWEK from the coding sequence ATGACAGCAGatagtgaaaaaaaacaaacagtAACTGAAACAAAgaatagtagtagtagctTAAATAGTATTGTGGAAACAGACAAGGATAAGGTGGATTTCACAGCTGGTTCCTCTGCtaatgattttaaatattaccCAGATACACCAGATGCtgctttaaataaattgaaatttgCCATTAAATCACCCTCACAATATTATGATCCGTGTGAAGAATCGTCCAAAATGAGTTTTAGATGTTTAGAGTCAAATAACTACGACCGAGATCTATGTAGAGATTATTTTGATGCGTATAGGGAATGTAAGAAACAGTGGTTGAAGAGCAGAAGAGAAAACAGAAGGTACTGGGAAAAGTAA
- the NMA111 gene encoding Nma111p (similar to Saccharomyces cerevisiae YNL123W | NMA111 | Nuclear Mediator of Apoptosis) → MTIKKRTHSNISDHEEDLVSNNHKKILSANTNNINNDRRGTSDVISENLEVEEEEDLAEENNLLSSSNFEWQRTISKVVKSVVSIHFSQVAPFDCDQALVSEATGFIVDADRGIILTNRHVVGSGPFVGFAVFDNHEECDLIPIYRDPVHDFGFLKFDPKKIEYMEVSALELKPSLASIGLEIRVVGNDAGEKLSILSGFISRLDRNAPDYGELTYNDFNTEYIQAAASASGGSSGSPVVNKDGYVVALQAGGSTEASTDFFLPLDRIYRALACIQENKPITRGTIQTQWLLKAFDECKRLGLTSDRESEFRSTFPDKFGLLVAETILKEGPASNKIEEGDVLISINNNLISSFIQVDDILDSSIGENIRVVVQRGGKEINFECKVGDLHQITPNKYVEVCGATFHELSYQMARLYAIPVRGVFLSSATGSFNLDKSEKVGWIIDSVDNKTTKDLAGFVEVMKKIPDRKRVMVTYHHLGDQHSPQVSSVYIDRHWSHEFRIYTRNDTTGIWDYAKLGEPIKPEPLVPKSAKFIDMELDSPQLSKVSHSLVMVSSIAAIPIDSISSDPVRLAGLILDAVNGYVVVSRRVIPHDCLDCFVTIAESIIVPASVIFLHPTQNFAIVKYNPKLVNANIESPIFSDRPLERNDKVTFIGQTSNGRLVSSPTKVSYISSFSVPSNLIPRYKATNLEAISIDCNISSRCYSGILCDEDDGKIRGLWLSFLGDRREDKENIYLMGLDITDILPVLNILRKNEKPYVHIVDAGFGSITPLQARIRGVPDEWIERMEQSSTTRIQFISVDRVSYTKEIKNRLYPGDVILAVNDKLVQSMRAVYGIVNTIPDKEITLKFKIVRNSTVVELPIKTIQVQETDSIVIFSGALVQEPHHAVLQAMTNLPSRVYVTFKSQASPATQYGISCTNFITHVNEMPTTNLQSFIKAIKTIPDNTYCKIRLVTFDNIPFAISLKTNYHYFPTTQLKKTLDTKEWVEETEAAE, encoded by the coding sequence AtgacaattaaaaaaagaacacaTTCTAATATCTCAGATCATGAAGAAGATCTTGTTTCTAAcaatcataaaaaaattttaagtgctaacactaataatattaataatgacaGGAGAGGCACTTCTGATGTTATTTCCGAAAACTTGGAggttgaagaagaagaagacttggcagaagaaaataatcttCTATCGTCATCTAATTTTGAATGGCAACGTACAATATCAAAAGTGGTAAAATCTGTTGTTTCTATTCATTTTTCTCAAGTAGCACCATTTGATTGTGACCAAGCTTTGGTCAGTGAAGCTACCGGATTCATTGTAGATGCAGATAGAGGTATCATTTTGACAAATAGACATGTTGTTGGTTCTGGTCCGTTTGTTGGGTTTGCAGTTTTCGATAATCACGAAGAATGTGATCTTATTCCGATTTATAGAGATCCAGTTCACGATTTTgggtttttaaaatttgatccaaaaaaaattgaatatatGGAAGTTAGTGCATTAGAATTGAAACCTTCTTTAGCTTCAATCGGTTTGGAAATTAGAGTTGTTGGTAATGATGCCGGTGAAAAATTAAGTATTTTAAGTGGATTCATCAGTAGATTGGATAGAAATGCTCCTGATTATGGGGAATTAACGTATAACGATTTTAATACTGAGTATATTCAAGCAGCAGCATCTGCTTCTGGTGGTAGCAGTGGGTCTCCAGTTGTTAATAAAGATGGTTATGTGGTTGCATTACAAGCTGGCGGTTCTACAGAGGCTTCAACAGATTTTTTCTTACCATTGGATAGGATATATAGGGCTTTGGCATGTATTcaagaaaataaaccaaTTACTAGGGGTACAATTCAAACACAGTGGCTATTAAAGGCATTTGATGAGTGTAAAAGATTGGGGTTAACTTCTGATCGTGAAAGTGAGTTTCGTTCTACTTTTCCCGACAAATTTGGGTTATTAGTTGCGGAGactattttaaaagaggGACCAGCTAGCAATAAGATTGAGGAGGGGGATGTTTTGATTTcgattaataataacttgATTTCCTCGTTTATCCAAGTAGACGATATTTTAGACAGTAGCATTGGTGAAAATATTAGGGTTGTTGTTCAGAGAGGTGGCAAAGAAATAAACTTTGAATGTAAAGTGGGTGATTTACATCAAATTACTCCAAATAAGTATGTGGAAGTATGTGGTGCTACGTTCCACGAGTTGTCATACCAGATGGCTAGATTGTATGCTATCCCAGTTAGAGGTGTTTTTTTAAGCAGTGCTACAGGGTCTTTCAACCTTGATAAATCAGAAAAAGTTGGTTGGATTATCGACAGCGTTGATAACAAAACTACTAAAGATTTGGCCGGATTTGTTGAAGTTATGAAGAAAATCCCAGATAGAAAAAGAGTTATGGTGACATATCATCATTTAGGGGATCAACATTCGCCACAAGTTTCTTCTGTATATATAGATCGTCATTGGAGCCATGAATTTAGAATTTACACTAGAAATGATACTACAGGTATCTGGGACTATGCCAAATTAGGTGAACCTATTAAACCCGAACCTCTGGTGCCGAAATCTGctaaatttattgatatgGAATTGGATTCTCCTCAGTTATCTAAGGTTTCCCATTCTTTGGTTATGGTTTCGTCTATAGCTGCGATTCCGATAGATTCTATTTCTAGCGATCCAGTCAGACTAGCCGGTCTGATTTTAGATGCTGTCAATGGCTACGTGGTAGTTTCAAGACGTGTAATTCCACACGATTGCTTAGATTGTTTTGTGACAATTGCCGAATCTATCATAGTTCCAGCAAGcgtaatttttttgcatCCAACACAAAACTTTGCTATAGTTAAATATAATCCAAAATTGGTCAATGCCAACATTGAATCACCTATTTTTTCTGATAGACCGTTGGAAAGAAATGATAAAGTCACCTTTATTGGTCAAACATCCAATGGTAGATTGGTTTCCTCGCCCACCAAAGTTTCATACATTTCATCGTTCAGTGTACCAAGTAATTTAATCCCACGTTATAAAGCTACCAATTTAGAAGCCATTTCTATCGATTGCAACATTAGTAGCAGATGCTATTCTGGTATCTTGTGCGATGAGGATGATGGTAAAATTAGAGGGTTGTGGTTATCGTTTTTAGGCGATAGAAGGgaagataaagaaaatatatatttaatggGGTTGGATATTACGGACATTTTACCCGTTTTAAATATCTTACGGAAAAATGAGAAACCATATGTTCATATTGTTGATGCTGGGTTTGGTTCAATTACTCCACTTCAGGCCAGGATCAGAGGTGTCCCTGATGAATGGATTGAAAGAATGGAACAAAGCTCTACAACTAgaattcaatttatttctgTTGACAGGGTTTCTTACAccaaagaaattaaaaatagattaTATCCAGGTGATGTGATATTGGCTGTTAATGACAAGTTGGTTCAAAGCATGAGAGCTGTATACGGTATTGTTAATACTATTCCTGATAAGGAAATAACATTaaagtttaaaattgttCGTAACAGCACTGTTGTCGAATTGCCAATTAAGACAATACAAGTTCAAGAAACAGATTctattgttatattttccGGTGCGTTAGTACAAGAACCACATCACGCAGTGTTGCAAGCAATGACCAATCTTCCAAGTCGTGTATATGTTACATTTAAAAGCCAAGCATCTCCTGCTACTCAATATGGTATTTCTTGTACTAATTTTATTACGCATGTCAATGAAATGCCAACTACCAATTTGcaatcttttattaaagcTATCAAAACAATTCCTGATAACACATATTGCAAGATTAGGTTAGTTACATTTGATAATATCCCATTTGCTATTTCATTAAAGACcaattatcattatttccCAACGAcccaattaaaaaagactTTGGATACTAAAGAATGGGTTGAAGAGACTGAAGCTGCAGAATGA